The following is a genomic window from Butyricimonas faecihominis.
GAAGATTCACGAGATGCCATTGTTCGCGTCACACTGGGAAGTATTTGCACCAGCGATTTACATATCAAACACGGAAGTGTCCCCCGTGCTGTACCAGGAATTACCGTTGGGCATGAAATGGTGGGTATTGTAGAACAAACAGGAGCTGACGTGACGACCGTAAAGCCCGGAGACCGAGTAACCGTTAACGTGGAAACCTTTTGCGGAGAGTGCTTCTTTTGCCAAAAAGGATTCGTAAACAATTGTACCGATCCTCATGGCGGGTGGGCTTTGGGATGCCGCATTGACGGGGGACAAGCCGAATATGTACGTGTCCCCTATGCCGATAGCGGACTAAACCGTATTCCCGATACGGTTAGTGACGAACAAGCTCTTTTCGTGGGTGATGTACTTGCCACCGGCTTTTGGGCTGCACGTATTTCTGAAATCACGGAAGACGATACGGTATTGATCATCGGAGCCGGACCAACCGGAATATGCACGCTACTTTGTGTAATGTTGAAGAATCCGAAACGAATTATTGTCTGTGAAAAATCCCCCGAAAGGATTCAGTTTGTCCGGGAACACTATCCCGATGTATTAATAACAGAACCGGAAACATGCCAAAAATTTGTCCTTGAGCATAGCGATCATGGCGGGGCTGATGTCGTACTAGAAGTTGCCGGAAGCGATGATTCCTTCCATCTTGCATGGGAGTGTGCCCGCCCTAACGCCATTGTAACCGTGGTTGCGCTCTACGACAAACCGCAACTTTTGCCGTTACCCAATATGTATGGCAAAAATCTCACGTTCAAAACCGGAGGTGTAGATGGTTGCGATTGTGCCGAAATTCTTCACTTGATAGAAGAGGGCAAAATTGATACCACCCCACTTCTCACACACCGTTTTCCATTAAACGAAATCGAAAAAGCCTATCATATATTCGAAAACAAACTTGACGGGGTGATAAAAATAGCTATAACAAAAGTTCATCCGGTATTTTAATTTTACCGGATGAACCTTACACGTATTTAATCGTTCACCTTTACTTTCCTCTTCTTCTCACCCAAATGAACACGCTACATAGTAACAACAAGATAGGCAATACTCCCAAGAATCCAACCTTCACCACTGACATTCCGTCCATACTCACGTGTACGGCATTATCCTTAGCCGGTTGCCGACGAACATCGATAGGTACTTCATTATCAGACAACCAGAAGAACATCGCATTTATAAAAGAATAGTTGGATGCTATTATATTCGACCTCTGACGGCTGATCTCTCCGTTGCTGATACAATCCGCATCACCAAGAATAATGATTTTCTGATCTTTATCCCCAACTTTACGATTCAACGCCAAAGCCGTCAAATTGGCTTGTTCTACTTCCCCGTCTTCCGGATTCAACTCGGCTTTGTCATCCACGAAATCCGTCGTCTTATATTCGATCCAGCTTCCTTTATTTTTAGTCACCAACAGAGGGGTTGCTGTAAATCCTTTAGTAGTGTCACATTCCAAAGCCACCGCATCCGGCATTGTAACAGTGTAAACATGGAACATATCTCTAAACATATAGTTTAAATCACAACTTTCCCGCGTCACGTTCCCCACGATCAAATTAGCTACATGTTCCCCCGATTGTACCAAACGACCGGGTAGGAACTTCACTCCGAATGGAGCCACCACGGGATTCATAACCTCTTGCCTCTCGGCATCACCCGCGATCAACAAATTACCCCCTCTCTCAACATACCTGTTCAAACGTTCCAATTCTTCATCTGAGAACGGGGTCTTCATCTCGGCAATAACCAACACATTCACATCTTCCGGAACATCCTGATCCAATGTCAAGGCTGTCACATCAAAACCTTGATTCAACAACGAGTAACGGAATATCTTATTATGAGCAAAATTATAATAATCCAAATCCCCTGTTTTCCATATATCACGCATCCCGTGTCCTTGCACAAAACCGACTTTCGGCAAATCCATCACCAAACGTTTCATCGCCGCAGAAATCTCTCGTTCATGCGGATGTTTCTGATTATCTTCATATACCCGTAAAAAAGTTTTCTCCCCGCTGCCTCGCTCTAACACACGGATAAAACGATTGTACTCATCCGACAAATCTATAATCTTATGAAACTCTTCCGGTTTCATAAACATCTTCGGATTCAGATTCATCGTCTCGCACAATTTTTCCACAATCTCTTCATCACTCAATCCCGGATAACGCTGTTGCAATGCCGCATGATTATAAGTCCGGTCATAGTAATACACATACTTCATTTTAATATCCGGTTTAAAACGAATATATTGTGCGAAGCGCCCAATATCCCCATTCCGGCTAACCGGAAGTCCCGACCAACAATTATCTTCCAACAAATTCACGTAAGTCGTTATCGTCAGATCACCGGTCATCTTATTCATGATATCCTGACTACTTTTAGTCAAAGTCTTTATTTTCGTGGCTGTAGAATCATGGAAGAATTTCAACGCCGGACGAGAACTCAAATAACCCAGAAATATCGCAATCAAGAAAACACCGACATATTTACTTAATGTCATATACCAAGTTGTCCTCTGTTTTCCGGATTGTAATTTAAGTATGCTAAAACCTAAAAAGACAGCTATAACAATGACAAAATACAACACATCTTCACTACAAATCAACCCGGCAATCAACTCATCCGCACGACCGGATATAGAAAGCCAATACGTAATATCACGTATCAAATCAATCCCTTGCCACATCCCGCCAACAAAATTCAGTGCTGCCAATAAGGCCAATGTACCGATAGCTGCAACCACCTGGTAAGAAGTTAGACAGGACATAAACAACCCAATTGCCGCATAAGCACAAATCAGCAAGTAAATTCCCAGTAATCCAGTAAAGACTAACCCATAATCCATATTTTCAATCGTAAACAAATTGAATATGATCATCACACACAAAATACCAATCAACACTAACCCATAAATCACCATAGCCAAATACTTCCCGAAAATAATCTGCCAACTGGTAACCGGAGACGAATACAATAACTTTATCGAACCACTACTTAACTCTCGGCTCATCAACCCCATCGTCAGCAATGGCATATAAAGATACAGGTAATTCTGGACATTCGAGAATACACCCGTCCAGCTCGCATACAAGCGGGAAGTAACACTATACACTCCGTAACCAAGGGCTTGAGACCTTACATATCCTTCCATTTCCTGCACGAAAACCATACAAGTCTGGAAGGTGAACACGATAAGAATTAACCAAGCTATAGGGGAATAGAACAAGGTTTGCAATTCCGTTCTTGCTATTCTATATATTTTTCTCATAAGATTCTATATTAATTGATTTTTTTACCCGATAATTTAGCAAAGATCACATCCAAGGAACTCTTTTCCATATTGATCTCTTGCAAATGCCATCCGTTAGCCACGCTCGCTTCGATCACTTTTTCCGAAATAGCATCCATTGTGTCAAAGTGCAAACGGAAGCGCTTGTTTGTCAAATTTTCCACACCCACAATTCCCGGAATAGCCCGCAGTTCGTTTTCACTTGGCGGAGCATCCATCAACACGACTAACGAATCCGGTTTGATGTAATTATTAAATTCATCCATCGTCCCCGCAAACACCATATGCCCGGACTCAATCATCCGGATCTGATCGCAAGTCATTTGCACCTCCGGCAAAATATGCGTGGAAAGCATCACGGCCCGATCCACGGCAATCTCCTTTACCAAATTCCGGATCTCCACGATCTGGTTGGGATCTAACCCGTTCGTTGGTTCATCCAACACCACGAATTTCGGATCATGCACGATAGCCTGCGCTATTCCCAAACGCTGCTGGTATCCCCCGGAAAGATTACGTACCAAACGCTTGCTGAAATGCATAATTCCACATTTATCCTTCGCCTTCTCCACGGCAGCTTTGATATGCTTGGGCTCCACGGAACGCAAATAAGCACAATGTGTTAAATACTCATCCACATTCAAATCCAGATGTAAAGGCGGTTTCTGCGGCAAAAAACCGATATGCTTCTTCGCCTCCACCGGGTTATCCCGCAAACTCACACCATTAATATACACTTCTCCCTTCGTCTGTTTCAACACGCCACACATGATATTCATCGTGGTCGATTTCCCGGCTCCATTCGAGCCCAATAATCCAAGGACTCCCGTCTGGTTAATCTCAAAACTAATATCCTGTATAGCCCACTGGGAACTATAGCGATGAGAAAGATTTTCTACTTTTACAATAGCGACATCCATACATTTAAATTTTATAATTTACACGTCTATTTTTCTCTCAGAACACCTTTGATTTTTACAATCTCCGGTAATGCCAGAAACAACATTCTGACCGCATCCTCCATAATTTCAGGAGTCAATGTTTCAGCCTGATCTCTCGGATCATGATAATACATCGGTTTCAACTCCTCGGTCGTGGCAATATATAAGGCCGGAATCCCCCGTTTGGAAAATTCATCACCATCCGCCTGAGAATAACTCACGGCCCGCTCGTAAGGAGTTACCTCAAATTCCCGATGTAACCATCGATCGTTCACCTCAGCAAATATTTTTGCCACTGCGGGAAAGCTTTCTGCTCCCCAAACCGACAAACCGTTTCCATTTCCAACCATATCAATGTTCAGCATACACATGGTTTTGTCCAGTGGAAACGTAGGATGATTCAAATAATGAATCGCTCCTTTTATGCCTCTTTCCTCCGCCCCGAAAAAAGCGAACACGATATTCTTCTCCGGTTTGATTCCACTAGCGGCCAAAGCCTTCGCCACGGCCAATTGTAAAGCAACTCCGGAAGCATTATCCAAAGCACCGGGAAATATCAGTCCATTGTTGCCCAAATGATCGAGATGTGCCCCCAATACAATGGAAGAAGTCGTATCCACGCCCTTGATCACGCCGATCACGTTACAGGTGGTCGCATAAGGATAGTGACGAGTCACAACATCCATATTCAAACGACATCCGGTATTAAAAGAACAGGGCTTTTGTTTCTCACTGATCTGTTTTTTCAACCCGTCCCGCGTATACCCGGCTTTTGTAACCAACTCATCCACCATGGAAGGATCCACGTGGGTATAAATCATTCCTTTCGAAAAAGCGATTCCCGTGTGTGCCAGTTTTCCAACCAACAACACCGCTGCCGCACCTTTCTTCAAAGCCTGAGGCAATTTATAACTCTCGGAAGCATAGCGCATATAAAGATCAAAACGTTTCTTTTCATCCTTATCCCGGTATGGTATGCCCCGTTCAATGATCACAATCTTTCCTTTTACATCTATCCCCTCGTAATCGTCATACCCGTATTCTGGGGCCGTGATTCCATACCCAGCATATACCACTTCTGCATTTTCCACCTTCCCCGAATCCGAGTTCATCCCCGGATAAAAATCCCGCGGGAAGACATATTCTTGTTCATTTCCCACTTTTTTCAATCTACAATCGATCAAACTCGTCGTAGGCATCCGAAAATGTTGTAAATAAGAACCATCATCCCCCGCAGGTTCTAACCCGAAATCACACAATTGTTCTGCGCACCAAAAAGCACATTTCATATATTCTCCCGTTCCGGCAAGCCGTCCGTTATATTCTTTCTTGCATAACTCATGAACATATTCCATGATTTCATCACTTGAAATGGAGTGAAACACATCCATTATCTCCTTGGACATCTTTCCGTATTGGGCTTTCACCGAACAACACCAACCGACCAATAAAATCAAAATCCAATATCTCATACTCGAACTATTTACATTTTAACAGGTAATACCCAGAAAGTGAAATCATATATCCCCGGCAAAATCAAGTACTGCGGATGAGTCACTGCCCGCAAACTCCAAGTCGTATCCCCGCCAACACCCATTTGCCGCCAATCAATATTCCAGGTAATCAAATTTTCCTCTTTCACTTCATTCAAATGACGCTGTGTCTTGTCGGTACCCGGTTCATCCAGTACATTATTGGAGAACCGGTAAACAGATGATCCGAAAGGAACATCCCCGATCACTTCCAAACTCAAATCATCACCCTCAAGCCTCATCCGGCGAATATCCGTCCGGTTTCCATTCTCTTGAGGACGGGCATAAGGTACATACCAATCTTCCACTGGACATTTATACCGTCCAACAAAAGCCCCTGAACAACGATCTATGTAATTTTCCTGCGGTCCCCGGCCATACCACTCTACACGGGTAAAATCAGGAACAAGCTGCCAAGTCAGTCCTACCCGGGGAATCAATTCCGAAGTACAATTCCGGGCGTCCACATGATAGCGGACTTCCATCTCTCCCGCCCCATTCAAACGGTAACACAACTGATATGTCGTATTCATTTTCTCCAATTCGAAATCGGTTCGAATCTCCACGAGTTTTCCTTGTTGTTTCACGTCGAAATTCACTAATTTCGCTTGTGAAGCAGCCCCTTTCCAACCGATACATTCCGGGATTATATATTCACTGCCGAAATCATTATCCGTTCCCGGCCGCCAGAAATTAGCTTCCAAACCATTCATTAGAATCTCTTTGTTGTCTATCTGATACGAAATCAATTTACCCGTTTCTCGATCAAACTCAAGCATGACATCTCGTCCTTGCACAGAAACCCGATTCCTGTTCTCAACCACTTTAACCTCTCCATTCTCTGCGAAAGCAGGTAGTTTATCCAAACAAGGTAATACAAACTGTTCTGCAGCCAACACATACCCTTTCTTGATCAAGGAATAATCTTTATTAGCAATAGCATACACGTTCACGCAATATTCTGCACCACGGTCTTCAAGTTTCGGGAATGGCAATTCCAATAAACATGTTTCCTGTGGCATCACCTTTAGATTAGGTACCGTACCGGAGTTCACGACAATTCCATCCTTCAACAATTCCCATTTCAGATCCGTATGCTCCAAAGATTTAAAAAACAACTCATTAAAAATCTCCACGATGCCCCGGTTATAATCCAACAAGCGAAATGCCACATCTTGATATACCTTTTTCACCTCCCAAGCCGCAGGGCTCCATGAGCGGTCAGCCCGAACTATGCCATTCAAACAAAAGTTATTACTGGAAGGAATTTCCGGACCTCCGAAGTCTCCCCCGTATGCCCAATATTTCACTCCGTTACTATCCACTTGCTCGATACCTTGATCAACCCAATCCCATATATGTCCCCCCTGCAAATAAGGATATTTCCGAATCACATCCCAATACTCCTTCAGTCCCCCGACACTATTCCCCATCGCATGAGCATACTCACACAAGATCAAAGGCTTATCCGGCCGGGACAACACATGATTAATCAGAACATCAATCTGTTTATACATCGGACAGTAAATATCCGTAAACTCTTTCTTTCCGGCATCCTCAGAATGAATCGGACGCTGTGACAAATCATGCTCTTTCAACCATTTATAGGTTGCCAAAAAATTAATTCCGGACCCGGATTCGTTTCCCAACGACCAAGCTATAATACAAGCATGATTTTTATCTCTTTGGAACATCCGTTCCGTACGATCAATAAAGACATGCGTCCATTCCGGTCTGTTCGCCAGAGACTCCCGGGGATCATAACCAATTCCATGGCTTTCAACATTCGCCTCATCAACGACATACAACCCATATTCATCGCACAACCGATACCAAAGAGGATCATTGGGATAGTGAGCCGTACGCACACTATTTACATTCATCTCTTTCATCAAGCGAATATCCGTCAACATCGATTCCCGATCCACCACATGTCCCTTTTTAGGATCATGTTCATGACGATTCACCCCTTTCAA
Proteins encoded in this region:
- a CDS encoding M20/M25/M40 family metallo-hydrolase, yielding MRYWILILLVGWCCSVKAQYGKMSKEIMDVFHSISSDEIMEYVHELCKKEYNGRLAGTGEYMKCAFWCAEQLCDFGLEPAGDDGSYLQHFRMPTTSLIDCRLKKVGNEQEYVFPRDFYPGMNSDSGKVENAEVVYAGYGITAPEYGYDDYEGIDVKGKIVIIERGIPYRDKDEKKRFDLYMRYASESYKLPQALKKGAAAVLLVGKLAHTGIAFSKGMIYTHVDPSMVDELVTKAGYTRDGLKKQISEKQKPCSFNTGCRLNMDVVTRHYPYATTCNVIGVIKGVDTTSSIVLGAHLDHLGNNGLIFPGALDNASGVALQLAVAKALAASGIKPEKNIVFAFFGAEERGIKGAIHYLNHPTFPLDKTMCMLNIDMVGNGNGLSVWGAESFPAVAKIFAEVNDRWLHREFEVTPYERAVSYSQADGDEFSKRGIPALYIATTEELKPMYYHDPRDQAETLTPEIMEDAVRMLFLALPEIVKIKGVLREK
- a CDS encoding alcohol dehydrogenase is translated as MLAYTYISKGNFKLQEKPLPQIEDSRDAIVRVTLGSICTSDLHIKHGSVPRAVPGITVGHEMVGIVEQTGADVTTVKPGDRVTVNVETFCGECFFCQKGFVNNCTDPHGGWALGCRIDGGQAEYVRVPYADSGLNRIPDTVSDEQALFVGDVLATGFWAARISEITEDDTVLIIGAGPTGICTLLCVMLKNPKRIIVCEKSPERIQFVREHYPDVLITEPETCQKFVLEHSDHGGADVVLEVAGSDDSFHLAWECARPNAIVTVVALYDKPQLLPLPNMYGKNLTFKTGGVDGCDCAEILHLIEEGKIDTTPLLTHRFPLNEIEKAYHIFENKLDGVIKIAITKVHPVF
- a CDS encoding glycoside hydrolase family 2 TIM barrel-domain containing protein, with the protein product MRCLLFIFMLMALSAGAQNDWENLDVLQRNRMRSHAFYIPFDNREQALVWDVENSSRYLSLNGVWKFKWVSKPADRPMDFNKVGYDVRKWDNIEVPSNWELKGYGVPIYVETGFGFKAKCPNVDSENDPVGSYKRTFRVPDDWIGNKIVLHFGAVSSAFYVWVNGQLVGYSQDSKTPAEFDVTSCVRKGKNEIAVQVFRWCDGTYVEDQDFWRFSGIQRDVFLYARPRSNVYDFQLATDLDADYRDALLRLNMELENRGEKYDVALTLNDRQGNTIFSEVITSGKKEGMDTVCIEKKILNPLKWTAETPNLYDLIIETRVEERGRKVVREVLTQAVGFRKSEIKGGQLLVNGQPVLLKGVNRHEHDPKKGHVVDRESMLTDIRLMKEMNVNSVRTAHYPNDPLWYRLCDEYGLYVVDEANVESHGIGYDPRESLANRPEWTHVFIDRTERMFQRDKNHACIIAWSLGNESGSGINFLATYKWLKEHDLSQRPIHSEDAGKKEFTDIYCPMYKQIDVLINHVLSRPDKPLILCEYAHAMGNSVGGLKEYWDVIRKYPYLQGGHIWDWVDQGIEQVDSNGVKYWAYGGDFGGPEIPSSNNFCLNGIVRADRSWSPAAWEVKKVYQDVAFRLLDYNRGIVEIFNELFFKSLEHTDLKWELLKDGIVVNSGTVPNLKVMPQETCLLELPFPKLEDRGAEYCVNVYAIANKDYSLIKKGYVLAAEQFVLPCLDKLPAFAENGEVKVVENRNRVSVQGRDVMLEFDRETGKLISYQIDNKEILMNGLEANFWRPGTDNDFGSEYIIPECIGWKGAASQAKLVNFDVKQQGKLVEIRTDFELEKMNTTYQLCYRLNGAGEMEVRYHVDARNCTSELIPRVGLTWQLVPDFTRVEWYGRGPQENYIDRCSGAFVGRYKCPVEDWYVPYARPQENGNRTDIRRMRLEGDDLSLEVIGDVPFGSSVYRFSNNVLDEPGTDKTQRHLNEVKEENLITWNIDWRQMGVGGDTTWSLRAVTHPQYLILPGIYDFTFWVLPVKM
- a CDS encoding ABC transporter ATP-binding protein; its protein translation is MDVAIVKVENLSHRYSSQWAIQDISFEINQTGVLGLLGSNGAGKSTTMNIMCGVLKQTKGEVYINGVSLRDNPVEAKKHIGFLPQKPPLHLDLNVDEYLTHCAYLRSVEPKHIKAAVEKAKDKCGIMHFSKRLVRNLSGGYQQRLGIAQAIVHDPKFVVLDEPTNGLDPNQIVEIRNLVKEIAVDRAVMLSTHILPEVQMTCDQIRMIESGHMVFAGTMDEFNNYIKPDSLVVLMDAPPSENELRAIPGIVGVENLTNKRFRLHFDTMDAISEKVIEASVANGWHLQEINMEKSSLDVIFAKLSGKKIN
- a CDS encoding Gldg family protein — encoded protein: MRKIYRIARTELQTLFYSPIAWLILIVFTFQTCMVFVQEMEGYVRSQALGYGVYSVTSRLYASWTGVFSNVQNYLYLYMPLLTMGLMSRELSSGSIKLLYSSPVTSWQIIFGKYLAMVIYGLVLIGILCVMIIFNLFTIENMDYGLVFTGLLGIYLLICAYAAIGLFMSCLTSYQVVAAIGTLALLAALNFVGGMWQGIDLIRDITYWLSISGRADELIAGLICSEDVLYFVIVIAVFLGFSILKLQSGKQRTTWYMTLSKYVGVFLIAIFLGYLSSRPALKFFHDSTATKIKTLTKSSQDIMNKMTGDLTITTYVNLLEDNCWSGLPVSRNGDIGRFAQYIRFKPDIKMKYVYYYDRTYNHAALQQRYPGLSDEEIVEKLCETMNLNPKMFMKPEEFHKIIDLSDEYNRFIRVLERGSGEKTFLRVYEDNQKHPHEREISAAMKRLVMDLPKVGFVQGHGMRDIWKTGDLDYYNFAHNKIFRYSLLNQGFDVTALTLDQDVPEDVNVLVIAEMKTPFSDEELERLNRYVERGGNLLIAGDAERQEVMNPVVAPFGVKFLPGRLVQSGEHVANLIVGNVTRESCDLNYMFRDMFHVYTVTMPDAVALECDTTKGFTATPLLVTKNKGSWIEYKTTDFVDDKAELNPEDGEVEQANLTALALNRKVGDKDQKIIILGDADCISNGEISRQRSNIIASNYSFINAMFFWLSDNEVPIDVRRQPAKDNAVHVSMDGMSVVKVGFLGVLPILLLLCSVFIWVRRRGK